One Chloroherpetonaceae bacterium DNA segment encodes these proteins:
- a CDS encoding type 1 glutamine amidotransferase domain-containing protein, whose translation MNKPGETTGLPTGVFASEMTIPYYEFLDANMEVDIASIQGGEIPIDPQSFYYFLKSNEDKRFEEDETFQAKIKNSIPIATIDIKNYDIVFFAGGWGAAYDMNSEVVATKVSDAYYNSDAIMGSVCHGALAFTEARDKNGDYLIKGRPMTGVTQKQILSFGLEFTPFHPEEELKKAGAIYKADQSKRIDQFNTITVIDNEKRFITGQNQNSSHETAQLMMKTLKEKRL comes from the coding sequence TTGAATAAACCCGGCGAAACGACAGGACTACCCACCGGAGTCTTCGCGTCTGAAATGACAATCCCCTATTATGAATTCTTGGATGCAAATATGGAGGTTGACATTGCAAGCATCCAAGGCGGTGAGATTCCAATTGACCCGCAATCTTTTTACTATTTCCTCAAATCCAATGAAGACAAACGGTTTGAAGAGGACGAGACCTTCCAAGCCAAGATCAAAAATTCTATCCCGATTGCTACGATCGATATAAAAAACTACGATATCGTTTTTTTTGCCGGCGGTTGGGGCGCTGCCTATGATATGAATTCTGAAGTTGTTGCCACGAAAGTTTCTGATGCTTATTACAATTCCGATGCGATAATGGGAAGTGTTTGCCACGGAGCATTGGCATTTACCGAAGCTAGAGATAAAAATGGGGATTATTTGATAAAAGGAAGACCGATGACCGGGGTTACTCAAAAGCAGATTTTATCATTTGGTCTTGAGTTTACTCCTTTTCATCCTGAAGAAGAGCTGAAGAAAGCAGGCGCGATTTACAAAGCGGATCAATCGAAGCGTATAGATCAATTCAATACAATTACTGTCATTGACAACGAAAAACGATTCATCACGGGTCAAAATCAGAACTCAAGTCATGAGACTGCCCAATTGATGATGAAAACACTAAAAGAAAAAAGACTATGA
- a CDS encoding arylsulfatase, with product MKNKYIMQVKLGCFLFLGLTNLVFSQDTLTTNSKPNIVLILVDDSGLMDFGAFGGEARTPNIDRLAGGGIMFTYMHTSPVCSPSRAMLLTGTDSHLAGVANLPEFLPEEYQSIEGYEGVLNNRVQTIATRLKEANYNTYALGKWHLGHDENTLPNKRGFDRSFILGGSGASNYDNSGYLPMKPVAHWYADGQEVELPEDFYSSKSYIDKVISFHQEEQKKGNPFFSYLAFQAIHAPIQAPKSFVEKYKEIYKKGWNKLRNDRFEKAKELGLIPANTPTTDALSGLKKWEELSSKEQEKFIMSMAVTAGMLEAMDYHIGRYIEYLTSNGLLENTIFIVTSDNGPDGGDYKMAIPWALTHGYHRDYDEKGEKGYYGYIGAEFANGLSSPFSFFKYYTGEGGLRVPLIITGKNIPKSQRTDAFCFFTDIAPTIYELVGITTSAKEGEVPITGKSLLSHIKDFSQPVYGEEDGVGLEAAGSSAYFLNGFKIVKNNIPLGDNQWYLYNIQTDPTESHDLAAEKPELFQKMLADYEAYERRVGVVKMPKGYSTSGEVAKKSTKQMLWNWIPYLLILVVGVLGLVFWFRRRK from the coding sequence ATGAAAAATAAGTATATAATGCAAGTAAAACTCGGTTGTTTCCTTTTCTTAGGATTAACCAATTTGGTTTTTAGCCAAGACACCCTGACCACAAATTCAAAACCGAATATCGTGTTGATTTTGGTGGATGACTCCGGTTTAATGGATTTTGGCGCCTTTGGAGGTGAAGCACGAACACCTAACATTGATCGGCTTGCCGGTGGCGGCATAATGTTTACTTATATGCACACCTCTCCGGTTTGCTCACCTTCTCGGGCAATGCTTTTGACTGGAACTGACAGTCATTTGGCGGGGGTCGCAAATTTGCCAGAGTTCCTTCCCGAAGAATATCAAAGTATCGAAGGATATGAAGGGGTTTTGAATAATCGGGTACAAACAATCGCTACTCGATTAAAAGAAGCCAACTACAATACCTATGCCTTAGGAAAATGGCATTTGGGGCACGATGAAAATACCCTTCCGAATAAGCGCGGCTTCGATCGTTCATTCATCCTTGGCGGCTCGGGTGCAAGTAATTATGACAACAGTGGTTACCTTCCAATGAAACCTGTGGCGCATTGGTATGCTGATGGGCAAGAGGTTGAACTTCCGGAAGATTTCTATTCCTCAAAATCATACATTGATAAGGTGATTTCCTTTCATCAAGAAGAGCAAAAAAAGGGGAATCCTTTCTTTTCATATCTCGCTTTTCAAGCCATCCACGCGCCCATTCAGGCACCAAAATCGTTCGTGGAGAAATACAAAGAAATTTATAAAAAAGGCTGGAATAAGCTCCGTAATGACCGTTTTGAAAAAGCAAAAGAGTTGGGGCTAATTCCCGCAAATACCCCTACAACAGACGCCTTATCAGGACTAAAAAAGTGGGAAGAATTAAGCTCAAAAGAGCAGGAAAAATTTATTATGTCGATGGCCGTAACAGCTGGAATGCTGGAAGCTATGGATTATCACATCGGGCGATACATTGAGTATCTGACAAGCAATGGTTTGTTAGAAAACACCATCTTTATTGTTACTTCCGATAACGGTCCTGATGGCGGTGATTATAAAATGGCAATTCCTTGGGCGCTAACTCACGGCTATCATCGCGACTATGATGAAAAGGGTGAGAAAGGTTATTATGGCTACATCGGGGCAGAATTTGCCAATGGTTTATCATCTCCTTTCTCTTTTTTCAAATACTATACTGGCGAGGGCGGTTTACGCGTTCCTTTGATTATCACCGGGAAAAACATCCCCAAAAGTCAGCGCACCGATGCTTTTTGTTTTTTCACGGATATTGCGCCTACAATTTATGAATTAGTCGGGATTACAACTTCTGCTAAGGAAGGTGAAGTACCAATAACCGGAAAAAGCTTGCTTAGTCATATCAAAGATTTTAGCCAACCGGTTTATGGAGAAGAAGACGGTGTGGGTTTGGAAGCAGCAGGGAGTTCGGCCTATTTTCTAAATGGCTTTAAAATCGTGAAAAACAACATTCCTCTCGGCGATAATCAATGGTATTTGTACAACATTCAAACTGATCCTACCGAGAGTCATGATTTAGCTGCCGAAAAGCCTGAATTGTTTCAGAAAATGCTTGCAGATTATGAAGCCTATGAGCGAAGGGTAGGCGTTGTAAAAATGCCGAAGGGTTATTCTACTTCCGGAGAAGTTGCTAAAAAATCAACCAAACAGATGTTATGGAATTGGATTCCATACCTCTTGATTTTAGTTG